Within the Acinonyx jubatus isolate Ajub_Pintada_27869175 chromosome E4, VMU_Ajub_asm_v1.0, whole genome shotgun sequence genome, the region TTTGTTGGGACTAGGTCAATGAGGAGCCTCTGTATGGGTATTGGTTATTTTATCCTGTATTGGCTGCAGGATAACTCCATGATTTCTGCTGTTAAACAGGCCtattaaggagaaagaagaaaaggctcCTGTCCACTGAAAGGAGGATGGCTACAGATCATTGGAAAGAGTTGCTGAAAGTCTACACCCTGACCTGAGCAGCCAGTCCAGACTGTGATTTTGCAAATCAGAAAATTATTCACATGGGAACTTCCACAGCCCCTAAGACTGGGGAAAAGGCTACCCAacccaggaggaagggagaattgtCAGTGGAACAACCCCTAAATGCTTCGGGAGATCAAGATGCTAATCCTCTTACTCTATTGTTGATGTCTGGAGGATTGCTGAcgccagaaaataaaaaaatttaaaacttaaaaatttaaaaaaacaggtaaTTCAGGCCCTGAGGCATGCCTGGTGATGTCCTGGACAAAGGAGAGGGGCCCAATTGAAAAGCTCATTCTGACACCTGCTGTGTCAACCCTGGATAGCAGAGACCTGGCAGCAAAGAGGCcagagagcagaggaaaggcTGGCCTTCTGCAATCTCAGGGTGGAAGCCCACTAGAAAAGAGCATTTCTGGGTCTTAACCAGTGTTTCTTCCCTGCAGACATTCAGGGATCcaagctctgccacttgccaAGTTAATAAGTTTTGTCATGTTCTCAACTTCTCTGAAtctcctcatatgtaaaatggaactaGTAATTACCTCTCAAGACGTTGTTACAAGACATGAATGAAATAAGCTATCATAAAGTCTAGTGCTGAAAACCACAACTATCAGCAAATATATCAGGTGCATGTCAAAATTCTTGTTTTAATTCATTAATGAGAGAATCAGCAAAGAGTTTTAAAAGCTGATTTGAAGAGTATTGGAGATTATATACAGTCAGGAAAGGAATGCCTAAGTAAGACTCTTCAGTTAGATAGAGGACTCAACTTTCAATGGGGTGAAAAACCATGACAGGGGCTTAACATCTCTACTAGACTATGAAATCATAGCACCACGTCAAGCTTTATCCATTAAGCAAATATACTGTGCTGACCATGTTACATTTTCCAAAAGTGTCAGTTGGTGGAAGATTAACAAGGAGTAAGATCTTGCTTCTATTCAGAGAGACTCTAGCACAAGATCAAAGATTTCAGCAACCACCATTTTGTCTTTTCCAGGTTCAAGATGACTTTTTCCCTTCACACTGACACCCAACAGGAACCCAGTAAGTGTTGGTAGCTTTCCATGCCCTCTTCACCCCATTTTAATTTAGACTGAATTCCCCAGATCAGGGGGCCAGAGAAAAGGCTAGTATCTGGACCCTCCCAAGTGGAGGGAGGCATGGGGAAATCTTTTCCATTGGAATAATCTCTTTTGTTCAGATGCTAGATAACCAACTGCCCAATTCCAGATCCTCTCCACTCCCTTTAGGAATTTTGTCACAAACAGGAGGAATTTGGCTAAAGTCAGGAGCCTTGGGTGGAGAACATGAGTAGAGAAGCAGATTTCAGACAGGTCACCCTTATAGCCCGGAAATCTCAGCGGCCGGATCTGCCTCAATCGGTGAGCCAAGGTCTCCTTGGTGGACTCAAACATTGCATGAGGTTTCCTGCTCAACAACTTATTTCTCAACTTCCCACTACCTTGTTCTTCTTTTGTCACTGGGGAAACAGGAAACCAAATCACCTTTCTCTGGGCTACAAGCCCTGTCTGACTCTGTCCAGTGATTCCTGTCATGGGCACAATTTGCTTATTAGTCATAAGCTTCCCAGGACTGCCTCCATCACCTCCACCTCTTTCTCCAGGATGCCAGTGCCAGCTGGGCCACCTCCCCCGCCCAACCATGAGCTCAGGTATCAACTGTTGACAGCTCTGTGTCAATGTGATTCTTCACAACCAGTGGCCCATCACTTATGGTGAAACTCCAAAGGGCACTCTGAGCCACCTTCCCCATGCTCTCACCAAGCTGGCTTAGAAAAGCAGGCTCGTTGGGCTTTCAGATAAATGCAAATGATTAATAATGGTAAATTTCTGCCCAAGGAATCCGTTAACAGAGATTCTAACAATCCATTAACAGCGAATTAAAGGTACTGGGATATGTCTTCCCCACCCTgactcagacacacacatgcacaccactgccaccaccaatGTGGATGATCATGAGGCAAATCGAATTTCTCTCCCATTTTGTGCACTCTCCCATTATGTTTCCTAAATGCTGTAAACCTGTCCCATCTTCTTTTGCCTGGGCCACATTTGGGCCAGCAATTCACCTTTAAAGTACCTCGCAGAACTACATCATCTCCATTTCTGCAATGCAGAGAGGGCATTCGCACTCCTGACAAGGCGGAACCACTTGCTTTGGGGTTGGATAAAGCTGTCCTTCAAGGACCTGAGAAGGAAGCAACCTTGTCCCTGAGCCTTCCTTCCCACTTACCCAGCAGAAACCCATCTTAGTGTGCAATGATATATCCCTTCATCCCATTTGGATTccaatcttttattatttgtaattaatttttcattgaagtatagttgacacacaatgtcactttagtgtcaggtgtacaatgtagtgattcaacatctctgtaTTTGTGCTGTGCTCACAactgtagccaccatctgtcaccatacaatgttactATAATACTATGGACTGTATTCCCCATGCTTTTATTACCattacttattcattccataactagcaGCCTGAAtgtcccctccccttcacctattGTGCCCATACCCATCTGGCAAccacaagtttgttctctgtatttatgggtctgtttctttttcttgtgtattcatttgttttgctttttggaatccacatataaatgaaatcatatgatatatttctgtgtctgacttatttcacttattataccctctagatccatccatattgttgcaaatggcacgatctcattcttttacatggctgaataatactccattgtgtgtgtgtgtgtgtgtgtgtgtgtgtgtgtgtgtgtatgccacatagtctttatccattcatctattgatggacacttgagctgcttccatactgtggctattgtaaataatgctgcaataaacatacagacgcatatatcttttttaattagtgttttagttttctttgggtaaatactcagtagtggaatcactggatcgcatggtatttctatttctaactttagaggaacttccatactgtttccatagtggctgcaccagtttgcattcccaccaacagtacacaaggtcTCCTTAAGCCCCAGTATTCATTTTCTCCTGGCCGCCAACCATTTTCACCAATATGTTAGCTGATAATAAAGCTGACTAGTAATTAAAGCTTTGGTTGATGGATACAAGTTTAAGCTAACCTTTTCCTACTCATTTGTGTTGTTATGTGATTAAAGTTTACTACAAACAAAAAGCCCAGTGATCTGCAGTAAATCATCTTCAGCATTAGAAGCCAGTTAATCTGAGTGGCCTCTTGTTGTGGAAGGGGGGTGTTGTTCCTCCTGAAATCCTGGGGGAATTGGccaccttctcttctccccttggACACAAAGGTCTTCTGGCTTCTCAAAGAATCTCTTCTCCCCCACCTGACCTCCACAGAGTTGGGTTCCTCTTCAGCCCAGGCTGCTGGGGTCAGAGGCACACAATCACCCCAGAGAGGGCTGAAGGGTCCCTGCTCTGTTTATGAAGCGACTCAGTGCCTCCCACATGCAGAGGGACCCCAAGCCAGCCTCCGTGTCCCAGAGCACAGTGCACCCTCAGCTCCCAGAGCAAGAGAGCTTGGAAGGGCTGTGGGCAGCTGGAGAGAGCTTGAGAGAGCAGCGCACATCCCACAGAGTCCAACCACGACAAACAGCAGCAATCATAGAAACAGTCCAGCCTTCACTGCTAAAATCCAGCAGCTAAGACAAGTGTTCTTAACCTCTTAGGGGTCTTGGGCCCTTTCAAGAATCTGATGAAAGCCATGGAGAAATGTGCTTATTGATGCAAACACTCAAAATGATGCTTTCAGCTCCAATTATATTTCAGAGATGCATAGTAGACCAAGTTAAGAACTCTGGCTTACAGATTCTCATGGCAGCACCCTACCCCCTTCTCCATCACTAATACTGCTCCCCCATCACCTAAGTGGGCACAGAAGAAAATTTCCCAAGGCGTAGCCTGGAAATTCAGCTTGGGGTTGGGTTCTGGTGAAAGGCACCCATTCATTGCTGGCCTTCCCCTTTTACCAGACCCTTGGAAAATCCAGAGTGATGGTTGGGAGGTTATTGTAGATATTCTCTGATCAGCAGTGCATTCACTGCCCCCCCTCCAGGGCAGCACCCTATTCTTTGAGTTGAGTTTTAGGAATACATTGGcctatttgtccatttctttattatttcatcaCATTGGGAGGCTGGGAGCAGAACAAGAAGGAAAGCTTCAAAAATTTCCAAGGAGAAATTACAAGTGTGGGACAAGGGATCTGTTAGTGTTACTTAATGTAGGACCCTGAACAACCACCTACCATCACACCACACACAGaatcagtctctctttctctctctctctctctctctctctctctcacacacacacacacacacacacacacacacacacacacacttctactACCTCCCTAATTTCTCAAGAGTCACATCTAAGatatttttctcaatattaaaTTTTAGTTTGGAAAGCAGGATGATTTTTCCCTACATCACTCTATTCCCATATCACCCATTTGGGAAcaattaagaaaatcatcagCTACAAGTATCACGGGCTTTTCAGAATCCTTGAGTCCTAGAACCAATTTCTCTGGACCATGGGATTAGATGAGATGAGAATAGTTTGGGGAGAACATGGGGAGGAAACCAGATGAGTGGAAAGCACTGAAGGTTTGTGAGAGACGGGGAGTGGGGACAATAGAGATTTGGTTTAGTTCCTTTGGGTTTTccagccctccctccacccactaGGAACCTCATCCCACAAGAGAAAGGCAAGACACCAAAAGAGGCCTGAGGTATCaactactttattattttgcaaGGACAGGTCCAgggcccagccccagggcccagggctctgCTACTCTCGGTGGATATCTTCATGGGTTGCCACACCCACCTTTATCACCAGTATGAGGAACTCTTCAAAGTTAATTGCACCATCACTATTGACATCCAACTCTTTGAACCAGGTGTCTGCatcctttttctgtaaagaagaaggagaaagaggacagagTGTAAAGACTTTGGCAAGAGCTAAGGCACAGCTGTCTACATAGGGTGGTGTGGAGGACCAGTGCCTAGGGCTTCATCAGCCAGGCAGAACCCTGACCACACCCAGCCCCTCCTCACCTTCATGTACCGAGGACACTCTGTCTCTAACAATTTCTTCAAATCATCCCTGTAGAGGGCATGGTAATTCCCCTTCTCCAAGGAGTATTTGTGGTAAACGTCAATGAGGGAGTTTATAGCAGTCTCCAGTTCCGTCAGCATGGTGCCCAAGGATCTGCCCCACCTGGAACACAGAACCCATGGGGAAtcccagggtggggagggtgcctCTGCCTCCAGCAGAGTGAAGACTAGGGGGACACTCATTACCCCCAGCTGATGGCTTTGTCCTGGTCTGCACCATTTAGGTAACCCAGTGGATGGCTGTGCTGATGGGAAggaagggctgtgggagggggagggtccaCACACAGTGCCTGCCAGCTCTCCCTGTGCCCTCACCCAACCAAGAGTGCCAGAGGACTGTTCCGTCTCTATCCCTATCTCACCAACTTCCTCCAGGAGCTCTGGATCGAGCTCCAGACCTCCCTGatatttctctcccctctcatAGAAAAGGCAGCTCCACTTCCAGCCCTCTCTCCTGTGGGGACCCAGCCTCAAAGCATGGAGCCACCCAAGGCAGTCCTACTTACCAGGTCTCCCTGAAACAGAGTTGACAGAAGACATGCAGGGCTGAGTGTCGGCTCCCTTTTATAGCAGCCAGGCTTTGGCCAGCTGCCAGGGCCATGCAGAGGCAGCTGCTCCCTTCCTGGGTTGCCACAGCCTCTGGTTTCCCAATCAGGTAAATGGGGCAATCACTGCACAGAATGAAAGTTTCTGAtgagaggtggaggtgggggcggtGGGTAGTGGAAAGAGGAAGGCACTTGCTAGGCACTAGTGCCCAGCAGGAGAAACCAGAAGAGGCCATGGTGAGGACTCCTTTGGTGGGCCCCTGGTATCCTCTGGCTTGGCCAACCAGGATGCCCACTCCTGAGTCCCCCTCACTGTTGCTGCTGCTAATCTTGTGCATTGTGGCCTGTCTGTGCATCTCTGAAATATAATTGGAGCTGAAAGCATCATTTTGAGTGTTTGCATCAATAAGCACATTTCTCCATGGCTTTCATCAGATTCTTGAAAGGGCCCAAGACCCCTAAGAGGTTAAGAACACTTGTCTTAGCTGCTGGATTTTAGCAGTGAAGGCTGGACTGTTTCTATGATTGCTGCTGTTTGTGCGTGGTTGGACTCTGTGGGATGTGCGCTGCTCTCTCAAGCTCTCTCCAGCTGCCCACAGCCCTTCCAAGCTCTCTTGCTCTGGGAGCTGAGGGTGCACTGTGCTCTGGGACACGGAGGCTGGCTTGGGGTCCCTCTGCATGTGGGAGGCACTGAGTCGCTTCATAAACAGAGCAGGGACCCTTCAGCCCTCTCTGGGGTGATTGTGTGCCTCTGACCCCAGCAGCCTGGGCTGAAGAGGAACCCAACTCTGTGGAGGTCAGGTGGGGGAGAAGAGATTCTTTGAGAAGCCAGAAGACCTTTGTGTccaaggggagaagagaaggtggCCAATTCCCCCAGGATTTCAGGAGGAACAACACCCCCCTTCCACAACAAGAGGCCACTCAGATTAACTGGCTTCCAACACTGAAGATTTGTGGTACATCTCTCTTGTTACAAAACACAAAGCACAAAGAGCCTTGGAAAATGCCTATCAGGAAGGTGGTGCACACAACCCACCCAGTCTACAGACACGGAAGTAGACGGCCAGGAAGGTGAGGCAGTTCACTCAGAGTTTCCCAGTGCAGAAATGTCATGGCCCAGAGAATCATGCACCAGAACATGACCTGACAAGAACATGACTCTGCTGAGAAatctctctgcttccttcatgcattcaacagatatttacattGTGCCTCTCCAGGTCATCATCACCTCCTGGGGGAAGTAGATGAGATTAGCACCCTCTCCTTCATGTTTCCATACCTCTTTGGGCTCCATTATATTGTTAACTttatagctgtgtgactttgggttaaTTACACTCTCTGTGACTTAGTTACTTCAATTATtaggaagagattaaaaatagagtCTACctgcagcctatggaatgggggaaaatatttgcaaatcatttatctgacaaggggttaatatccaaaacatctaaagaacttctacaattcaacaacaaaattaCCCTGATTGAAAGATGGGCAAAGGACtagaagacatttctccaaggaagatatacaaagccacaatgaggtaccacctcagaCCCAAGTGATAGTGAGGGTGTGGAGAATTTGagacccttgtgcactgttggtgggaatgtaaaatagtgcagctgctgtggagaaCAGTGCAatggctcctcaaaaagttaaagacagaattactatgtgatccagtaattccacttctgtgtcTATACCCAAAATAATTCAAATCAGGGTTTCAAATAGATATTTATACATCCATGatcacagcaacattatttacaattgccaaaaagtagaaacaagccGGTGTCCATCCAaggatgagtgaataaataaaatgtagtatatacttaaaatggagtattatcagactttaaaaaggaaggtaattctcacacatgctacaacatggatgaaccttggagACGTGATGCTGCATGAAATagaccagacacaaaaagacaaatgctgtttgattccacttatatgaggtctctagagtagtcaaattcatagagacagaaaacagaatggtggctgccagggcctCAGGGAGGAATAATGAAGAGTTAGCGTTTATTGGGTTAGGGTTTCAGCTGCAATATAAAaagagtcaggggcacctgggtgtctcagtcagttaagtgttcaactcctgatttcagttcaggtcatgttctcacagtttgtgggttcaagccccacattgggctccgtgctgacagtgtggtgcctgcttgggattctctctccatctctctcttcctctctcgtgctggttctctctctctctctctctctctctctctcaaatcaataaataaataaataaacttttaaaaaagacagagtTCTgaagattggttgcacaacaatgagCACATATTTAACACAACTGAACAATACACATAGAtggtaaattgtgtgtgtgtgtgtatatatatatatatatattgccacaattaaaaacttaaaaatttttaaatgcttctgcctaaaaaattaataaaatctaccTTATAGTGTTGTGAGGactaataacaaatgaaaaatatttatgatttgcagactttttaaagtttatttatttattttgagagagagaaagaaagcaggagcaggggaggggcagagagagagagggagagagagaatcccatgcatgctctgtgctgttagcacagagcccaatgccaggctcaaactcccaaaccgtgagatcatgacctgagccaaaatcaagagtcaaacaaaCGTtcatgggctgagccacccaggcgcccctgtggactttgttaatatgtattatattttaataaacagttTACACAAAGGATGTGTGACGTACTTAGCGCACTGCAGAGCTAGCACTGGGTGGGTACCCACTGTGACGACTGCTCTCACGAGTGCCTGACTCCTCAGCTGGGCTGTGAGCCCTCAAGGACCCAGAATGGACCATCCATCTCTGCCTCCATAGGACCCAGCACAGGGACTGGAATACATACTAACAGCAAACAATCAATAATAAGaacaaataatagcaaaaaaaaaaacatttattgggctGTTACCACGTGCCAGGAACTGTTGTACGTGCTTTACATACATCAATCCATTTCTCACTATAAACTATGAAGTTTGTACTGTCAtaatccccattctacagatgaggaccTGAGGCCCACTGAGAGATACAACATTCAGTGCATCGGATTACTTGGGTGACATGATGTGACATCATGcacttcctgcctctgcctggaatgctctttgcCAGTCaagtccttctttttcttcctgatccaGCCAGGCACTGTGTGCTCTGCATCTGTTTCTgaccctcctccccacacccctacCAACACTGAGTTAATTCTTCCCTCCTCCATGTTACCCAAATCTTCATACATCATGGCATTTTCCCCACTGTGTTATGactcatctgtttcttttctgtcttttctttgggACCAGGATCCCCTTTGAGCAGAAATCACATACATCCCTGGGGCCTGGTACAAACTAGGTGCTCAACTAATACTTATTGAGGTGATAAGCGAATGCACAATTGAACTTTGATCTATCCCTTATATGATGTTAAAATTCCCTTTATCACATCCCACCAGCTTAAATCACTTTTGTAACATGGCAGAATATAAATACATCAACCAAATGCAATATAACTTCCTTGGCAAGAGGTTAGTCAACCTTGTGACAGAAAAATAGAGCTGTTTCTGACACATATAATGACAACTTTTCAATCAATGATCAAGCACTTATCTATATCTGTTGTTCACCAAGCCTCTCCTATATGGCCTGGCATAATAGCACCTTACTTACTCCAAATAGcacaatatattttcaaagtatttttatatcaCTGCCTCATTTGATAACCCTGCAAAGTGGACATTACAGGTACAATTATCCCTatgtgacagatgaggaaactgaggcacagggagttACTCAAGTTTCTTCCTATGGACATGTGTTCTGCTTATGTGCCAAAAAGCACACATTAGAACAAAAAAAAGTGGCTTTTCTGAGACTCTTCTTAGGATCCATTCACAAGCCTGGAATGGAGCTCACACTGACCTCTCCCAGTGGAGGTGAGGGTGAGGCTGATGATGTCATCCCAGGCCCCTGCGCCCTGAAGAGATGCCTCCCTTGAAGCCAGTCCCAGTGGAGACAGCTTTCTTCATCCAGGAATTAGGAAAACCAGGCCCCATGTCCAGTGGGGGAGACCCAAGGCAGATGTGAGCCATGACCCCCTTCTGGCATCATGTGCTTGTCCGGGGAGCTTGCACCAGTCAGGCCATGAAACTGCCCTTGAGATGCTCCCCAGCCCCCGGACAAACAGCCTAAGGAGCTTCAGGGGGAACAGGAGCCAGGCTGAGTGACCTGGCAGGAGGGGTGTCAAGAATTGGGTAAGCACATCAGGGGAAAAGGCAGGGCCTGTAATCAGACCAACGGATGTGGGGCAACCCAGGGGAGCGGAACCTGCTCCTACTTACAGGAAAGAACTAGGTCCTAGGTATGTGTCCCAAGAATCCAACCAGGCCTGGGCCCAAGGCTGAGGAAATGAGGCCACACCAGCAGAGCCAGTGCAGAAACACCTCTCCACACCCCAGGAAAGGGCAGGAGGTCTAGGCTGAGCTGCCCCTTAGCACCCAAAGATCTGTGGAACTCAGCAGTCTCAGATGAGACAGGCAGGAAGAATCATCCCCTGGACCTGGAGGAGGTTGGTAGCCTGGTCATCCATGCCTCTGGTCGTGACTAAGAGGCCCACAGGAGGCAGCACAGACGCAGGCATCAGAGTCTATCCACAGGCCCTGTTCCAGCATTCCTCCTCCAACACATGCATCCACTCACTGGCAGAGGACACAGAAGGTAAAACACTCCCAAGGTGCAGCAGGACACTCACCTGCACTGGGCAGTGCAGACCCCATGGAGTCCCCAGGAAGGTCCAGAGGGAGACAGCTGGGGCAAAGTGTTGTCAGTGCCGGCAAGGCCCAGGGCACATTGGGGACAACACCCTGCTTCAGAGCTCGATTGGTCAAAAACGAAGGCCCCAGCTCAGCCCATAGGGCACTGCCCCCTTGTGGCACACAGACCCAGCTGCTGGAGAGAACCAAACCAAGTCCCGTAAATGccggcccccctcctccccacccccgtcaTCGTTTGTTGAAAACACATCTTTTTCATCACAATACACTCAGGACGTGGATTTCCAGACCATCCTCTGAGAAGAAGCCCACCAAGATGGGCCCCAGCAAGGCCTAAAGGCAGAGAAGACTCTGCATAAAGGAGATGCTCTTCATCAGATTCCTGGGctcccagggagagagagaaaaataaacacagagacaaggggtggggggcagatccCTGCTGGGAGGGGTGAGAGACCACAGAGGACTTGGATGGTGAGTCACAATAGCCCCAAGTAGAGTAACACCCGCATCAGCCTTTATTAGTAAAACCAGACCCAacccttctcttctccaggaaGTCTTTCCTGATTGATGGGAGCCCAGGTTCCACTTTTCACTCTTCACCATAACAGATTGGAGTGTTGCCCTTTGCCCTTGTCCCAGTCTCTGACTCAGTGTGTGCAAAACCCACCTCACAATCTTTCCTCGTTGACTGGCCTTGACGTCAATTACCTGCATCATCCTCCCTTCTCAGGCCCAAGCCACTCCACTTTTAAACACTCATTCCTGGGGGCTCTCCTCTAGACCCTCGAGGTGGGTCCTTGTCCAGTGTGCGTCGGCCCCCCTGCTCCCTGTCCCATCATGTACGTGCAGAGAATGAGTGGTCAAAACATCACCGGTGAGGCCTGGCTTCCTTGCCAGAGAGGCAGCTCCCCAAGAGAATGGATGCCCCCCCTCAGACAGGGGCTCCTGGAGGCCGGGCTGGGCCTCCCCGCTCAGACAGGGGCTCCAGGGGACTAGCGCCCTGCCTGCTCCCTCAGACAGGGGCTCCAGGAGACTGGGGCCATGCCTCCCCCCATCAGACAGGAGCTCCTGGAGGTCAGGGCCATGCCTCCCTACTCAGACAGGGGCTCCAGGGGACTGGGGCCATGCCTCCCCCCTCAGACAGGGGCTCCAGGAGGTCAGGCCGGACCTCCCCCTCAGACAAGGGGTCCTGGAGGCCAGGCAGTGTCTCCCCGCTCAGACAGGGGTTCCTGGAGACCGGGCCATGCCTCCCCCCTCAGACAGGGGCTCCTGGAGGCTAGACTGTGCCTTCACCTTCAGACAGGGGCTCCTGGAGGTCAGGGCCATGTCTCCCCACGCAGACAGGAGCTCCAGGGGACTAGGGCCGTGCCTCCCTCCTCAGACAGGGGCCCCAGGAGACGGGCCATGCCTCCCCCCTCAGACAGGGGCTCCTGGAGGCCGGGCTGTGCCTTCCTCCTcagacaggggctcctggatgtTGGGGCCATGTCTCCCCACTCAGACAGGGGCTCCAGGAGACTAGGGTCATGCCTCCCCCTCAGACAAGGGCTCCTGGAGGCCGGGCCATGTCTCCCCACTCAGACAGGGGCTCCTGGAGGTCGAGCCATGTCTCCCCACTCAAACAGGGGCTCCAGAGGACTAGCGCTGTGCCTTCTCCCTCAGACAGGGGCTCCAGGAGACTGGGGTCATGCCTCCCCCCTCAGACAGGGGCTCCACGAGACTATGGTCGTGCCTCCCCCTCAGACAAGGGCTCCTGGAGGCTGGACCATGTCTCCCCACTCAGACAGGGGCTCCTGGAGGTCAGGCCATGCCTCCCCCCTCAGACAGGGGTTCCTGGAGGCCCGGCCATATCTCTCCCTTCAGACAGGGGCTCCTGGAGGTCAGGGCCATGCCTTCCCCCTCAGACAAAGGCTCCTGGAGGTTGGGCCATGCCTCCCCCCTCAGACAGGGGCTCCTGGAGGTCAGGGCCATGTCTCCCCACACAGACAGGGGCTCCAGGGGACTAGGGCCATGCCTCCCCCCTCCGACAGGGGCTCCTGGAGACTGGGGCTGTATCTCTCACCCTAAATGGATGGTCCCCGATGTAGGACCCACAGCAGATGCCCAAATCCATGAACTAAAGAATTCCAGGACACATTTATGGGGTTGCTTTATTCTCTTCCCTCACAGCTGTTGGTTGCACACACATGTGGGCACACACAGACTCACTGGACAGAGCTCTCCATCCGCTCCCGGACAGGCCCCTGCGGGTGGAGGCGGCCACACGTCTGCTAGTGGAGGCTGTGCTGGGCGCAGTAGTGGGCACACTGCTGCCGGTGGTAGTGCAGGTGGTAGTCCCTCACCAGACGGCCCAGGACGAAGAGGAACTCATCAAAGCAGATCTGGTTGTCCTTGTTCTTGTCTGCAGCCCGGAACAACTCCGAGATGTAGTAGGGCTCCTTCCGgccctgaggaggggcagagggtcaCCCATCAACCCAGGCACATGGCCCAC harbors:
- the S100A8 gene encoding protein S100-A8, which codes for MALAAGQSLAAIKGSRHSALHVFCQLCFRETWWGRSLGTMLTELETAINSLIDVYHKYSLEKGNYHALYRDDLKKLLETECPRYMKKKDADTWFKELDVNSDGAINFEEFLILVIKVGVATHEDIHRE
- the LOC106987228 gene encoding protein S100-A15A; this encodes MTGTPVEESLFQIIHCYHQYAAREGDVETLSLEELKALLMDNVPRFMESLGRKEPYYISELFRAADKNKDNQICFDEFLFVLGRLVRDYHLHYHRQQCAHYCAQHSLH